From one Malus sylvestris chromosome 1, drMalSylv7.2, whole genome shotgun sequence genomic stretch:
- the LOC126617015 gene encoding G-type lectin S-receptor-like serine/threonine-protein kinase At5g24080, giving the protein MAMASTYFSTYLVALFFLVVAGFDACSASRIGLGSRLLARENQTLVSDNGTFALGFTPTSDDDYRLQLAIWFAELPGDRIIVWSANRNSAVSNNAILELDTTGNLVLTDGDATTWTSNTSGTGVEGATLQESGNFVIYNDVKGPVWQSFSHPSDTLLPNQPLSVSLELTTSKSPSHGGYYALKMLQQRTSLSLALTYNVPETLYNSSPESYYNYSYWNGPDISNVTGDVVAVLDEAGSFGIVYGESSDGAVYVYKNDGDNGGLSAASNISTRSSVLRRLILESNGNLRLYRWDNDVNGSRQWVPEWAAVSTPCDIAGICGNGICNLDRSKTNASCTCLPGTYMVDGGSQCSENLSLIGKCDPRSNYQPSQFRTSTVQQTNYYFPEFSVMANYSDVDNVSKCGDICLTDCECVASVYSLDDESPYCWVLRSLGFGGYEDPGSTLFVKIRSNGSEGDAQGSGESSKGSGNRRTKVLVIPIVLSMTFLVALLCLLLYYNVHRRRSLKRTLESLVILSGAPLNLSYRELQIRTWNFSQLLGTGGFGSVYKGSLADGTLVAVKKLERVLPHGEKEFITEVNTIGSMHHMNLVRLCGYCSESSQRLLVYEFMKNGSLDKWIFGSRYSRDKVLDWQSRFDIAVGTAQGIAYFHEQCRDRIIHCDIKPENILLDENFCPKVSDFGLAKMMGREHSQVVTMVRGTRGYLAPEWVSNRPITVKADVYSYGMLLLEIVGGRRNLDMSFDADNFFYPGWAFKEMTSGNPMKVADRRLEGAVEEEELLRALKVAFWCIQDEIFMRPTMGEVVRMLEGSVGINMPPMPQTVLELIEEGLDHVYKAMKREFNQSSSFTINTHPSSSQATCSYSTMSPR; this is encoded by the exons GAACTCAGCCGTCTCCAACAATGCAATCCTAGAGCTTGATACAACCGGAAACCTTGTCCTCACGGATGGAGACGCTACCACGTGGACCTCAAACACCTCTGGCACTGGTGTTGAAGGCGCAACATTGCAAGAATCCGGAAATTTCGTTATCTACAATGATGTCAAGGGCCCGGTGTGGCAGAGTTTCTCACACCCATCTGACACTCTCCTCCCAAACCAACCTCTTTCAGTCTCTTTAGAGCTAACAACTTCTAAGTCCCCCTCACATGGTGGTTACTATGCACTCAAAATGCTTCAACAACGCACTTCTTTAAGCCTTGCCTTGACTTACAACGTGCCTGAAACTTTATACAATTCCTCCCCTGAATCATACTATAACTATTCTTATTGGAACGGACCAGACATATCAAATGTAACCGGGGATGTTGTAGCGGTTTTAGATGAAGCAGGAAGTTTTGGAATTGTGTATGGGGAGTCATCAGATGGAGCTGTTTATGTGTACAAGAATGATGGTGATAATGGGGGACTATCAGCAGCATCAAACATATCAACCAGATCATCGGTTCTTCGAAGATTGATTCTCGAGAGTAATGGGAATTTGCGCTTGTATCGTTGGGATAATGATGTTAACGGGTCAAGGCAATGGGTGCCAGAGTGGGCTGCAGTTTCAACACCATGTGACATCGCTGGAATTTGTGGCAATGGGATATGTAATTTGGATAGGAGTAAGACTAATGCTTCTTGCACATGTCTACCGGGGACTTATATGGTAGATGGGGGAAGTCAGTGTTCAGAAAATTTGTCACTTATTGGAAAATGTGATCCGCGGAGTAATTATCAGCCATCCCAGTTTAGAACTTCAACGGTGCAGCAAACCAATTACTATTTTCCAGAATTTTCAGTCATGGCAAACTACAGCGATGTTGATAATGTATCAAAATGTGGAGATATTTGTCTAACCGATTGTGAATGTGTTGCTTCAGTTTACAGCCTTGATGACGAAAGTCCATACTGTTGGGTTTTGAGAAGCTTGGGTTTTGGTGGCTATGAGGATCCTGGTTCCACTCTGTTTGTGAAGATTAGGTCTAATGGCTCAGAGGGCGATGCACAAGGATCCGGGGAGTCTTCGAAGGGGTCTGGTAATCGGCGAACAAAAGTTCTGGTTATTCCTATTGTTCTCAGCATGACCTTCCTTGTTGCCCTCCTATGTCTTTTGCTATATTACAATGTGCATAGGAGGAGATCCTTGAAGAGAACACTGGAAAGCTTGGTAATCTTGTCTGGTGCTCCGCTTAATCTTAGTTACCGCGAATTACAAATTCGTACGTGGAACTTCTCACAGCTTCTTGGAACTG GGGGATTTGGGAGTGTTTACAAGGGAAGCCTTGCAGATGGAACTTTGGTTGCCGTAAAAAAACTTGAAAGGGTTTTGCCACACGGGGAGAAGGAGTTTATAACCGAAGTGAACACCATTGGCTCCATGCATCACATGAACTTGGTTCGTCTATGCGGGTACTGCTCCGAGAGCTCACAACG GCTTTTAGTTTATGAGTTCATGAAAAATGGGTCACTGGACAAATGGATATTTGGCTCACGTTATTCCCGAGATAAGGTGCTAGATTGGCAATCACGCTTTGATATAGCCGTGGGTACTGCACAAGGAATTGCATATTTTCATGAGCAATGCCGAGATCGAATTATACATTGTGACATCAAACCAGAAAACATTCTGCTAGATGAAAATTTCTGTCCAAAAGTTTCCGATTTTGGACTAGCTAAGATGATGGGAAGAGAGCACTCACAGGTTGTTACCATGGTCAGAGGAACAAGAGGCTATTTGGCTCCGGAGTGGGTGAGTAACCGTCCTATAACCGTCAAGGCTGACGTTTATAGTTACGGTATGCTTCTTCTAGAGATCGTTGGCGGTCGAAGAAACCTGGACATGTCATTTGATGCAGATAACTTTTTCTATCCTGGATGGGCTTTTAAg GAGATGACAAGTGGAAATCCCATGAAAGTTGCAGACAGGAGACTCGAAGGAgcggtggaagaagaagaactctTGAGAGCCTTGAAAGTTGCCTTTTGGTGCATCCAAGATGAGATATTCATGAGACCAACAATGGGGGAAGTGGTGAGAATGTTGGAAGGATCAGTCGGCATCAACATGCCACCAATGCCCCAAACGGTTTTGGAGTTAATTGAGGAAGGCCTAGATCATGTGTACAAGGCCATGAAGAGAGAATTCAATCAATCCAGCTCCTTCACCATCAATACCCATCCTTCTTCATCTCAAGCTACATGTAGTTACTCCACAATGTCCCCCAGATAG
- the LOC126616996 gene encoding probable membrane-associated kinase regulator 6, protein MEASQPLSIESFSYSWLVNLKPASLESLDNSVRTSLDAYDEASFIEMDPTMPPSQRFFMNSQQDFKFDFPAAISQSPLTTLVHADELISNGYVLPLSVESLMKMEAYHRDEASNSSPLPSHLQKDAAPTVNHNSRDCSKSLRRCRRLSRRIFEKYLNFLRPLYKRIRGDHNHQHKANPKGGNLDKRSHSVKNCRVRSSEISQSPRISVAYSADDWRMSCDSESSIYEAVIHCKRSIGN, encoded by the exons ATGGAAGCATCCCAGCCTCTTTCCATTGAAAGCTTTTCATATAGTTGGTTAGTAAACCTTAAACCAGCTTCTCTGGAGAGCCTTGACAACTCTGTCAGAACctcgcttgatgcgtacgatGAAGCTTCCTTCATCGAGATGGACCCAACAATGCCGCCCTCTCAGAGGTTCTTTATGAATTCCCAGCAGGATTTCAAATTTGACTTCCCTGCTGCCATTTCACAATCTCCTCTCACTACCCTTGTTCATGCGGATGAGCTCATTTCCAACGGCTATGTTTTGCCTCTTTCTGTTGAGTCCTTAATGAAGATGGAGGCATATCATCGTGATGAGGCCTCAAATTCCAGTCCACTCCCTTCCCATTTACAAAAAGATGCTGCTCCAACCGTTAATCATAATTCTAGAGATTGCTCTAAATCATTGAGGAGGTGTAGAAGATTGTCGCGAAGAATATTCGAGAAGTACTTGAATTTTCTTAGGCCCTTGTACAAAAGGATCAGAGGTGATCACAACCATCAACACAAAGCAAATCCTAAAGGTGGAAATCTTGATAAAAGAAGCCATTCGGTAAAGAACTGCAGGGTGCGTTCATCGGAAATTAGTCAATCTCCAAGAATAAGTGTAGCATATTCTGCCGATGATTGGCGGATGTCATGTGATTCTGAGAGCTCAATCTATGAGGCAGTTATCCATTGCAAAAGATCCATAG GAAATTAA